A single region of the Acanthopagrus latus isolate v.2019 chromosome 11, fAcaLat1.1, whole genome shotgun sequence genome encodes:
- the il12rb2 gene encoding interleukin-12 receptor subunit beta-2: MSQTRSILTVVTVLLLAVQLCRGDTSCTISSSAGSMVQRGSSFNVSCTFNCVCKGSMSSNHPPTPQKHIKFNDTTIYYNVVDISQNRTFSCHCTCSAALDPCGLDISAGYPPDRPTNISCIYKVKSKISGVVICTWNRGRDTFLWTTSELWVRTGSGNHTVKPVTYNVTSNGSDSSSASLTVSSSVEVIAVWVKVRNGLGSAVSVTQNYTLSDIAMPSTPELGRPDCSSRECSIRVKQSVKTQHLEIQYGAEAQAWTSHPNSSSAQVQTISSLEPYRLYYFRARSKFSSGLWSQWSSNISSWTQEEAPAKVLDVWYAEPASDFESLTVYWKEVDISIARGNIIGYRVSVHSQNSGFIFSADVNADARSYTVQFCADCEVTVSARNSKGMSPPARITNQNRNVNPLKVEHNAAGNHSVAISWRNRGTAHAAYVVEWYPQGHKMEELRWVRLSRADHQAVITGIQPYECYEGAVSVVYHDNSVSRSPFTGVTILESAPTAGPSVDGKVEGNKVTVTWKKIPRGQRGGCITHYTIYLEGDSRDLRTYDVKASERTHVVKDLPGTVYKLWMTASTAKGEGHAGQKVYVQIVGVAEDVQLSLILVCAGVVVIGLLLVCLYQTKAVKQRVWVLFQCLKLDDVPDPANSKWAKECTQEKGKIKLQLQPSNSTITEEEEEPILVDVEELPKQSTDTHRPTDVSSQLPPLAILSPSTEPASLLYPLTTYLKSFSHDSDSSDHTQTSLDTSTTVDYISSHGQENIDEEEDEEEPFEDMLGFFPTHSIVIDQLAFGGKLTLDAVKIGGSDFFSGQPFLEEEHY; the protein is encoded by the exons ATGTCTCAGACACGGTCCATCCTCACTGttgtcactgtgctgctgctggccgtgcagctctgcagag GTGACACATCCTGCACCATCTCGTCCAGCGCCGGATCCATGGTGCAGCGAGGCTCCAGTTTTAACGTGTCCTGCACCTTCAACTGCGTGTGCAAGGGATCCATGTCCAGCAACCATCCGCCCACACCACAGAAGCACATCAAGTTTAATGATACAACTATATATTACAATGTGGTAGACATAAGCCAGAACCGAACGTTCAGCTGCCATTGTACCTGTTCTGCGGCACTGGACCCCTGCGGACTGGACATCTCAGctggat ACCCACCGGATCGGCCTACAAACATTTCATGCATCTACAAGGTCAAAAGTAAGATAAGTGGCGTCGTGATCTGCACTTGGAACCGAGGACGAGACACTTTTCTGTGGACTACTTCAGAGCTGTG ggtgAGAACTGGATCTGGGAACCACACAGTCAAGCCAGTGACCTACAATGTCACCAGTAATGGAAGTGATTCATCGTCAGCTAGTTTAACTGTTTCCAGCTCTGTTGAGGTCATCGCTGTGTGGGTCAAAGTGCGAAATGGCCTGGGCTCTGCAGTGTCCGTCACCCAAAACTACACACTCAGTGACATCG CGATGCCATCGACCCCTGAGCTTGGCCGTCCCGACTGCTCTTCCCGAGAGTGCAGCATCCGCGTGAAGCAGTCTGTGAAGACTCAACATCTGGAGATCCAGTACGGAGCAGAAGCACAAGCGTGGACATCTCATCCAAACTCA AGCTCTGCTCAGGTCCAGACCATCTCCTCTCTGGAGCCCTACAGGTTGTACTACTTCAGAGCCAGATCCAAATTCAGCAGCGGCCTGTGGAGTCAGTGGAGCTCCAACATTAGCAGCTGGACTCAAGAGGAGG CGCCTGCCAAAGTGCTGGACGTGTGGTACGCCGAGCCGGCCTCTGACTTCGAATCCCTGACAGTTTATTGGAAG GAGGTGGACATTTCCATCGCCAGGGGGAATATCATAGGCTACAGGGTCAGCGTTCACAGCCAGAACTCTGGATTCATCTTCAGCGCTGACGTTAATGCAGATGCCAGGAGTTACACGGTCCAGTTCTGCGCCGACTGTGAGGTCACGGTGTCGGCTCGCAACTCCAAGGGGATGTCCCCTCCTGCCAGAAtcacaaaccaaaacagaaacg TCAACCCCCTGAAGGTAGAGCACAACGCTGCAGGTAACCACAGTGTCGCCATCTCCTGGAGGAACCGTGGAACTGCACATGCAGCCTATGTGGTGGAGTGGTACCCTCAGGGCCATAAGATGGAGGAGCTCCGATGGGTCAGGCTGAGCAGGGCCGACCACCAGGCAGTTATCACAG GTATTCAGCCGTATGAGTGCTACGAGGGAGCCGTGTCCGTCGTCTATCATGACAACTCAGTGAGCAGGAGCCCATTTACAGGTGTCACCATTTTGGAATCAG CTCCGACAGCTGGGCCATCAGTCGACGGAAAGGTTGAGGGAAATAAAGTGACAGTGACCTGGAAAAAGATTCCCAGAGGTCAGCGCGGGGGCTGCATCACCCACTACACCATCTATCTAGAGGGCGACAGCCGAGACCTACGTACCT acGATGTAAAAGCTTCGGAGAGGACACATGTCGTCAAGGATCTGCCTGGAACTGTCTACAAACTGTGGATGACAGCTTCGACAGCTAAAGGTGAAGGCCATGCAGGTCAAAAGGTCTACGTCCAGA TTGTCGGTGTTGCAGAGGACGTACAGCTGTCCCTGATACTGGTGTGTGCAGGCGTGGTCGTCATCGGGCTGTTGCTGGTGTGCCTGTACCAGACTAAAGCAGTAAAGCAGAG GGTCTGGGTGCTTTTTCAGTGCCTCAAGCTGGATGATGTGCCAGATCCTGCAAACAGCAAATGGGCTAAAGAGTGTACCCAGGAAAAG GGCAAGATCAAGCTCCAGCTGCAGCCGAGTAACTCCACCATCAccgaggaggaagaagagccCATCCTGGTGGATGTTGAGGAGCTGCCCAAGCAGAGCACGGACACCCACCGGCCCACAGACGTCTCCTCGCAGCTCCCTCCTCTGGCCATCCTGAGCCCGTCGACGGAGCCGGCCTCGCTGCTCTACCCTCTGACCACTTACCTCAAGAGCTTCTCCCACGACTCCGACAGCTCCGACCACACGCAGACCTCTCTGGACACGAGCACGACCGTTGACTACATCTCGTCACACGGGCAGGAAAATatagacgaggaggaggacgaagaggagcCGTTCGAAGACATGCTGGGTTTTTTCCCGACTCACAGCATCGTCATCGATCAGCTGGCGTTTGGAGGGAAGTTGACTCTGGACGCTGTCAAAATCGGcggcagtgattttttttcaggacagCCATTTTTAGAGGAAGAACACTACTAA